The Arcobacter arenosus genomic interval AATTCACCTAATACTTTTTCTAAGCTTTCCATATCTGAAACATTTACTGTTGGCGTTGCTTTACAAATTTTTCTATTTAGACCTTTTAAAACAATTCCATTTCCAAATTCAATCATCATATCTACACTTGATGCATTTGCACTAACTGATTGTTTATATTTAACAGGAGATACTAATTGTTCTGAAAGTAATTCAATAGCTTCATCTTTTGTAGAATAAGCTTCTGCAGTTACATTTGAAATAACTGGTGAAAATTCATCTTTTAAATACTCTTCTAAATATGGTTTTAAATTTTCAACTGCTGATGTTAAAAGTTCACAATGCGATGCAACACTCATATCAAGTACAATTGCTCTTTTTGCTCCTGCTTCTTTAAATGTATCAACTAAGCTTTCTAGGTCAGCTTTAATACCTGCTAAAACTAATTGTCCATCCATATTATAATTTGCTGGCCAAACTTGTTTTCCAAGTTCTTGTTGCTCTTTACAAATATCTTCAACAATTTTATCTCCAAGTCCAACTAGTGCCATCATACCTGCACCTCCACCTGAACAAGCTTCATTCATAAAAAGTCCTCTTCTATGAACTAATTCAACTGCATCTAAATAATCTAATGCTCCAACAGCAACTAATGCTGAAAATTCTCCAAGAGAATGTCCTAATACAAATTCTGGAACAACATCACATTTTTCTTTAAAAATCGCATTTGCAATTGAACTTACAAGCAAAATTGCAGGTTGTGTATATTCTGTTTGTCCTAATTTATCATTTTCTTCAAAAAGAAGTTCTTCAAAGTTTATATTTAATCTTTTGCTAGCTTTACTAATCATCTCTTTAGCGATATCGCTATTTTCAAAAAAATCTTTTCCCATTCCTACAGATTGACTTCCCTGACCTGGGAAAATAAAAGCTACTTTTTTCATCTCTTTTACCTTTTAAATTTAAAATTGAGCAGTATTATACTGAAAGTTTTTATTCATATAAATAAAAAAGCCCAAGAGTGACGAACTCTTGGGCTTTATCTTTAGTTTTAACTTACTTTTAAAACTATATATTTTCGCAAACTGCGAACTAATGGCTACAACCACATCCACCGTGTGATTGTTGTGGTTGAGGCTCAGATGAACAACATCCTCCACCTTCACCATGATCATGTCCGCCACCACCGCAGCATCCACCACCCATAGCAGCCATTCCACCAACTACACCAGTTTGGATCTCTTCTTCAGTTGCATCTCTTAAAGATAATACAGTAACTGAGAACATTAAAGTTTTACCAGCCATTGGGTGATTATAATCAATTGTTACATCAGAATCAGTAAAAGATTTAACAGTTACTTGAACTGTTTCACCTTGCTCACCAGTTCCATATAAAGTCATACCTTCAGTTAATTCAATTCCTGCAAATTGCTCTTTTGGAAGAGTTTGCATTGCTTCTTCATTGTACTCACCATAAGCTTCAGCTGGTTGAACCATAACATCAGCTTGCTCATTTTCAGCCATTTCAACTAGTTTAGACTCTAAACCAGGAATAATTTGACCTCTACCAGAAATAAACTCTAAAGGAGCTCCACCAACATTTGAGTCTAGTTGCTCACCAGAGTTTGCATCTTTTAAACTATATTCAATACCAATTACTTTTGACATCATTTTCCTTTATAAATTTTATTTTAATTTTCTTAATTTTTTTTCAGCTTCTTTTGCCTCTTTTGAATTTGGATAAATATCAATTACAGAGGTATAAAAATTAACTGCATTTCCTAAATCATTTGTTTCTTCAAAGGCAATTGCACTGTGAAGAAGTAATTCAGGCATATAATCAGCTTTGTCATACAACATTGCTGAAGTTTTAAAATACCTAATGGCATCATCATATTTTTCACGGTAATACCACATATTACCAAGATAAAAATTACTTGCCGCAGGCTTATAGTCTCTCTCAATTAATTCCTCAAACATAGGAATTGCTTTTGTAAACCAATCCTTTTTAAATAGTCTATATGCTTCATTGAACATATCTTCACTACTTAAATCGGATGATACCTTTTTTGTTTTAGGTTTTGCTGTAGATTTATTACTAGTTTTTACACCTAAAGATTTTTTTAAAGCTTCAAATTCTTCCCTAGTAATAAACTGACTCATATTTGATTTAAACTCTTTCTCTGAAATATAGCTTTTATTAATTTTGTTTATTGTGTCACTTAATTTTTTTACAGCAAGTTTCAAATTTGCAATATTTTTTGCAAACTCCTCTTGCATTAATAAAATTTGTTCAATATCTGCACGGTGTTTTTCAGTAAGTGTTGAATTCTCTTCAACTTTTTTGATAATCTCATTTATCTTTAAAACTGAAGTATTTAATTTTTGAGAATCACCTTCATAAATAGATTCTAATCCATCTATTCTTTCATTAATTGATTCTAAAGACAATTTAACATCTTTAACTTTTGAATCAACATTTTCTAAAGTTTTTCTTGTTTTAAGTAAATTTTTTTCAGTAGAGTTTAATCCATAAGGATTTTTTGAATTTAAATCTCCCGCACCAAAAGCTGAGACCTCTTCAGCCCCAGCGATGGCACCAAATAAAAAGAAAGTTAGTGCAAGTTTTTTCATAAATTACTTAACTAATTTGTGCTCAGATCTTCTGTTTTTTGACCAACACTCTTTATTTTTGTCAGTACATACAGGATTACTTTCACCAAAACTAACTACAGAAACAGCATTTGAAGCAATACCGTCCATAACTAAAGCATCTTTTACAACTTTTGCTCTTTTTAAACCTAATGCATAGTTATACTCGTCTGTTCCCCACTCATCGCAGTTACCTTCAACTTTAATTGTAGTTCCAGCTTGAACACCTGCTAATTTTGAAGCATTAGATTTTGCTACATCTTTCATTTCAGTTGTTAAGTTATATTTATCAAATCCAAAATAGATGTTTTCAATAAATACTTTTTCTCCATTAATCATATAATAATAACCGTTATCTGCTCTTTCTAACATTGCATCATTAATAACTTCATCTTGAATATTAGAGTTATCAATATTATTTAATGCTGATTCAGAGTTTTTTGGAGCTTCAGTTCCAACTTCAACCTCTTTTTGACTACATCCAGTAAATAATACTGCTGCAACTAAGAAAGTGTAAATGCTTAATTTCTTCATGGCGTTGTTTCCTTATATAAAATTTCAATTGATTTTACTAAATCTAAACTTAAGCGCGGTTTACAAGGGTTTTTGAGATTTTGTATATCTTGTAAAATTATTATACATTATCTTAAATACCCCTTTGTTTATTACCAATCTATAGACTGAATTTTTCCATTTTCAAGGGGGAATAAATATGATTTATCATGATTAAGTCTAATAATTCCAATAGAACTTCTATCCTTAACTGTTTTTAGGAAAATTATAGATTCACCATCTGGAGAAAATTTAGGAAATTGATTACTTCCACTTGCAGTTAACCTTTTTAGATAATCTGATTTTGTAGACATCAAATATAGATTAAAAGCGAAATCACCAAATTCATTCCCTTTATCTCTACTTGTATAAACTATATAATCTTTAAATGTTGTTGCAGACGAATTATTTTTTCCATGATAAACTAATCTTTCAACTCCCCTACTTCCCAGTTTTTTTGCAAAAATATTTGGGTAACTTAATCTATCAGAAACAAAAACTATTTTTGAATCGTTTTCAACAAATCTTGCTCCAACATCAATCCCTTTATAAGTAGTAAGTCTAATTTTAGATTTATTTCTTGTATCATAAAGATAAATATCTGGTTGATATTCTGGGCTTGCAGTAATTAATACCTTTTTCCCATCTTCACTTATATCAGAAGCTACTATCATCCCCTCACTTTTCATAATTACTTCTCTTTTTCTAGTATAAAGATTTGTTTTTACAAGTGTTGGGATACCTTTGTCATAAGTTGTGTAATAAAATTCTTCTTGTTTATTTTTATCTGCCCATTTAGGGAAAATATTCAGCCCACCTCGAATAACTGCTTTTTGAAAAGTTAAAGTATAATCTGCAATTATAATATCAGCTTTTCTTGCCTCTTTATATTGTGAAAATAAAACAAATTTATCCATCCACTCAATTGATGGAGCTTTAAGATGTTTATTAATAGCAATTGAGATTCGATGAGCTAAAAATGGATATCTATCTTCTAGTGATGTTGTAAAACTTCTATTAAATACTAGCTGTCTTGTATTTATATCAAATAGTTTAACCATAATAGATATACCACCAAAACCACTAACTTGAGTATTTATATTTAAAAATAAATCTGTACCTCTGTTTGAAAGAGTAAGAATATTCGGCATAGAGTTATAATCAACACTTTCATTTGATTTTAAAACATCAAAATGACCGCTTACTTCTAAATCTTTTTCAATCATTTTTTTAATCTTAGTTGTTAATGATTTCTTCATTGTATTAGGTGAAACACCAATCTCTACTTTTGGAAGATTTGTAGAGTTTTTTACAATATCAAGTTCTGCATCAGCTGCAAAAACAGAAATAGAAAATATTAAAACTGAAACAATTAATTTTTTTATCATTTATTTATCCTTCTGATTTAAAGTTTATAATAATATCAACTTTAGAGTTAATTTTGTGTGTAGGAAAGCTTTCATTTTTTTGACTTTCTAAAAACTCTTTTAATGATTGGTCAAATCTGTCATTACTAGAATATTTCATTACTCTATAATCAAATACTCCATCATTTGTAATCATTACAAGAACTTTTACTGTAAGTCCAGCTTCTAAAAGTGATGGATTCCATCTTTGCCATAAAATCTCTTTAATTTTTGAAAAATACTCATGCTCTTCACCATTTGATGTAGCAGATGTTTTTGGCATATTAGTTGTAGTTTTTGTATCATTTAAAAGTTTATTAACATTTAAATTATCAGTTTTCTTTTGTTTTTGAAACTTTGATTTAAATCTACTTGGGTCTAATGATTCTTTTACTGTACTAGTATTTTCTTTAACAACTTTTTTTGCAGTTGTTTTTACTTTTGCAAAAAGTGATTTTGCATCAACCCCTTTTTGTTCATTTGATCTTGATGTTGATTTTTTCACTACTTCTTTAGGTTCAGGTTTTTGAACACTTTTCTTTGCAACTTTTTTTTCAGTTGCCTTTGTTGAAATCAATTCTAATTCTAAAACAGTTGTTTTTGAAGAATCATATTTTTTTGGTTTTGGTGCATAAATATAAAGTAAAAAAGAAAAACAAATTGCTAAATAAACTGTAATTGATAAGAATCCAGATAGATAAAAAATACCTTTTTTTTCCATAATTACCCATCAGTTATTAATGCTACTTTGTAAAAACCAGCTTCTTTTACCGATTTTAATACAAACATAATATCATTATAAATTAAAGTTTTTTCTGCTCTTATATGAATTGGAATATTTCTATCTTGTTCCTTTGCAAATAAAACAAAGTTGTCAGGGAAACTATCAAGTTCATATTTCTTTTTATTTACAATTACCATTCTATCTTTTGTTATTAATATATTGATTTTTTTTACTGCTTGAATAGATTGTGTGGCACTTCCTTGAGGAAGATTAATAGGTTCTTCAAACTCAATAACTGGTGCTGTTACCATAAGTATAGCAAGCAATACCAACATAATATCAACTAAAGGAGTAATATTTAAATCAGGTTTTTGGTTGTAATCAAACACGATTTACCCTTTAGCTATTAAAATTTCTGATTGTGCCTTTATATAAGTATTTAACTCATAAACTTTTCTTGTAAGTATTTGATGAAAAGTATAAGCAAATATAGCTACAAAAATACCAGCTGCAGTTGCTACTAAAGCTTCACTAATTGCTGGAGCGATAACAGAAAAACCAACCTTACTTTCATTTGAAAATTTTGCAAATGACTCAAGAATACCAACTACTGTACCAAATAAACCAACAAAAGGTGCAGTTGAAGCAATAATTGACAACCATGTTATACCAACACTTGCATCTTTTATAATATTAATTTCACAAGCATTTAATATCTCTTTTGTATGAACACTATTTGAACATTTGTGTAATGCAGACATGGGAGATAAAGTAGAACTTCTAGAAGTTAAGTCATCAAGAGATTTTTTTTCATTGAAAATAGAAGATTTAATAGATAAAAATCTATAAATAAAAATCCAAAAACATAAAACGAAGTAGAATGAGAGTGTCAATAACACTAAAAGTGTTATTGCACTACCATTACCTAAATAATCTAAAGCTGTATCAATCATTCTTTTCTTACGCGAAAGAGTTGATTTTAGCTTCAACTGCTGCTAATGATACGTTTGCATCTTTAACAGAGTTAACTAAGTCTTTTGCAGCCTCAATATTTTTAGCGATTTCTGAATCTTTTCCAGCTGTTAGAGCAACTGCTCCATCAACTAAACAATCAACAGATGATTCACTAACTTTTACATGTCCCCAATTAATAGCGACAGCTTCAGTTGAGTCTGCTTTTTCTATAATAATTACGCCAACTGTTAGAGAAGAAACTAAAGAAGCGTGTCCTGGTAGAACACCGAACTCTCCCTCTTTTCCAGGAAGAGTTACACTCTTTACTTCATCACTAAAAATTTGACCATTTGGTGCAACTATCGATAATTTTAATGTATCCATAAAGCCGCCTTTAATTATTTCATTCCTTCAGCTTTTGCTAAAACCTCGTCAATTCCACCTACCATATAGAATGCCATTTCTGGAATATCATCGTATTTACCATCTAAGATACCTTTGAATCCTGCAATTGTATCTTTAAGCTCAACATATTTACCAGGAGATCCTGTAAATACTTCAGCAACGAAGAATGGTTGAGAAAGGAATCTTTCAATTTTTCTAGCTCTTGCAACAACAAGTTTATCTTCTTCAGATAACTCATCCATACCAAGAATTGCAATAATATCTTGTAAATCTTTGTATTTTTGAAGAACTGATTGAACACCTCTTGCTACATCATAGTGCTCTTGACCTAAGATATCTGCTGCAAGAATTCTTGAAGTAGAATCTAGTGGATCAACTGCAGGGTAAATACCTTTTTCTGCAATTTTTCTGTTAAGTACTGTTGTTGCATCTAAGTGTGCGAATACTGAAGCAGGAGCTGGGTCAGTTAAGTCATCCGCAGGTACATATACTGCTTGAACAGAAGTAATAGAACCTTTGTTTGTAGATGTAATTCTTTCTTGTAATTTACCCATTTCTGAAGCAAGTGTTGGTTGGTAACCAACTGCTGAAGGGATTCTTCCAAGAAGTGCAGACATCTCAGAACCAGATTGTGCAAATCTAAAGATGTTATCAACGAACATAAGTACATCAAGACCTTTTTCATCTCTAAAGTACTCAGCCATTGTAAGACCAGTTAATGCAATTCTGTTTCTTGCACCTGGAGGCTCAGACATTTGACCATAACATAATGCAACTTTGTCAAGTACGTTAGAGTCTTTCATTTCATGATAAAGGTCATTACCTTCTCTTGTTCTTTCACCAACACCAGCAAATACTGAGTAACCAGAGTGTTTAAATGCAACGTTATGGATTAACTCCATAATAATAACCGTTTTACCAACTCCAGCACCACCGAATAGTCCAACTTTACCACCTTTTGAATATGGAGCAAGTAAGTCAACTACTTTAATACCAGTTTCAAACATTTCTGTTTTTGTAGATTGCTCTTCGAAAGTAGGAGCAGCTCTGTGGATTGACCATTTTGTTGTATCTTCAGGAATTGCTTCACCTTCATCAACTGGTTCACCAATTACGTTAAAGATTCTTCCAAGTACAGCTTCACCAACTGGAACTTGAATAGGTCCACCTAGAGAAATACACTCTTGACCTCTTTGTAAACCTTCAGTCATATCCATAGCAATAGTTCTAACTCTGCTATCACCAATGTGTGCAGCAACTTCAAGTACTAATCTGTCTGCGTTTGCATCAGTTAATGTAACTTCGATTGCTTCATTAATTTCTGGTAAGTATCCGTCGAACTCTACGTCAACAACAGGACCCATTACCTGAATAATTTTACCTTTCATACGGGCAGCTCCTTTAAATTATTTTAATGCTTCAACACCACTGATAATTTCAATCAGCTCTGTTGTAATTGCAGCTTGTCTAGCTTTATTATATTCAACTGTTAATGAATCAACTCTCTCTTTTGCATTTGTTGTTGCAGCGTCCATTGCTTGCATTCTAGCACTATGCTCTGCAGCTAATGAATCAATTAAAGAGTAATACATATTAAAATCAATGTATTTAGCAGTTAATTCTTCTAACACTTCTTCATCATCATCTGGTTCAATTTCTAACATTGAAGATTCATTTTCAGAAACTTCAACATCTTCTAAACTGATTGGTAATAAATCTCTTACTCTAATCTCTTGAGTAAGCATATTTAAGAATCCATTATAAACCAGTACAACTTTATCTGTCTCACCGTTTTGGAAGTCTTTAACAACCTCACCAATAAACTCTGCAGCTCTATCATAATCTGGAGCAGAAGATAAGTCAGATACTTTTTGTGTTAATTGAACACCTTGGAATGAAAAGTAGTCAACACCTTTTCTTCCTGCTACTCTATATCTAACTTTTGTACCTTTTGCTTCATACTCAGCTGCTAATTTACTAACTGTTTTGATTGTTGCCATGTTAAAACCACCACAAAGACCTTTGTCAGCAGTTACAAAAACTAAATCAACAGTTTTTGGGTTTTCAACTGGTACAAATGCTTTACTATCATTTCCACCATCTTGAACTTTGCTAACTCTGTTTGCAATCTCAGAAAGAACTTCATTAATCTTCTTTGCATAACTTCTAGCTTGTTCAGACAATTGTCTAGTTCTAGTAAGTTTTGCAGAAGATACAAGCTTCATAGCTTTTGTAGTCTTCTGAGTGTTTTTAACACTTCCAATTTTTAATTTAATCTCTTTTAAGTTAGCCATAGACTATCCTTATTTTGCGCTGAAAACAGTTTTGAACTCTTCTAATGCAGCTTTTAATGCTGTTTCAGTATCTTCTTCAAGTTTTTTTGCTGTTTTAATTGAATCTAAAATATTTGCATATTTTTGCTCAATAAATGCATGTAATTCTTCTTCAAATCTTACAACATCTTCAACAGCTACATCTTCTAAGTAACCTTTTGTACCAGCATAGATGATAACGATTTGTTTTTCAATTACTAATGGCTTATTAACACCTTGTTTTAATACTTCAACCATTCTTTGACCAAGTTCTAACTCTTTTCTTGTACTTTCGTCAAGGTCAGATGCAAACTGTGCGAATGCTTCAAGCTCTCTAAATTGTGCAAGAGATAATTTTAATGTACCAGCAACTTGTTTAGTAGCTTTGATTTGTGCAGCACCACCAACTCTTGATACTGATAAACCTACGTTAATAGCTGGTCTAATACCAGAGTTAAATAGGTTAGTTTCAAGGAAAATTTGTCCATCTGTAATAGAAATTACGTTTGTTGGAATATATGCAGCAACGTCACCAGCTTGTGTTTCAATGATTGGTAATGCAGTCATAGAACCAGCACCTCTTTCATCTGAAAGTTTAGCAGCTCTTTCTAATAATCTTGAGTGTAGATAGAATACATCCCCTGGGAACGCCTCTCTACCTGGAGGTCTTCTTAATAATAAAGACATTTCTCTATATGCAACTGCGTGTTTTGATAAATCATCATAAACGATAAGTGCGTGTTTACCATTATCTCTAAAGTACTCACCAATTGTAACACCAGTATATGGAGCTAAGAATTGTAAAGCTGAAGATTCAGAAGCACCTGCATTAACAACAATTGTATAATCCATAGCACCTGATTCTTCTAATGTTCTAACAACAGAAGCAACAGAAGAAGCTTTTTGTCCAATTGCAACATAAATACAAATTACATCTTCACCTTTTTGGTTAAGAATTGTATCAATAGCAACTGTAGTTTTACCAGTTTGTCTATCTCCAATAATAAGCTCTCTTTGTCCTCTTCCAATTGGAACAAGTGCATCAATTGCTTTAATACCAGTTTGTAATGGCTCATGTACAGATTTTCTTGCCATGATTCCAGGAGCTTTTTCTTCAACAAATCTTGATTCTGATGATTCAATTGCACCTTTACCATCAATAGGATCACCAAGAGCATTTACAACTCTTCCAACCATACCTTCACCAACTGGAGTCTCTAATAATTTACCTAATCTCTTACAAGAAGAACCTTCTCTTAACCCTTCTCCTGATCCAAGTACAACAACACCAACTGAAGACTCTTCTAAGTTTGAAGCAAGACCTCTCTCACCATTTTCAAACTCTACAATTTCTCCAGCCATAACGTTCTTAAGACCGTATACTTGTGCAATACCATCTGCAAAAGAGATGATTTTTCCCGTTTCGTTAACATCTACATTTAATTCAAAGTTATCAATTCTTTCTTTGATGATTGAACTGATTTCATCTGCTTGAATTTTTGCACCCATTCAATTTCTCCTTTATAAGTTCTAAACTGCTTTTAAAATATGATCAATCATTTGTGACTTAAGTCTCTCTTTTGAGAATGAAATCTCAACACCAAGAGAATCTATATCTACCTTGATACCATCATAATCACAAACGTTTTGTGATAGTGATAAATTAACATTAAATTTTTTACTAAATTGTTCTTCTATTGAAGACATATATTTTGCATCTAATTCATTGTTAGTGTACACTACACCTGTATATGAGTTATTCATTATTGCTATTTTAGATTCTAAATCTTTAACAATTTCTGGGATAAGTTCAAGTCTTTTGTTAGCCCCTAGTAACTTAACAAAATTCTTTAAGTCATCTCCGCTATTTTCAATAAATGAAATAACTAATTCAACTTTTTCACTATTTCTAACTTCTGATGAAGCTATAATAGATACAAACTTCTCATCAGCAAAAGCTGAAGAAATAGCTTTTAAATCATTACAAATAGCAGTTGCAGACTCAACATCTCTACCATCTAATAATGCCTTAACATATCTTTTTGCTATTAAATCATTCATTACGCTACCTTCTTAAGAACAATATTTGCTAACTCATCTTGTGATAAAGAAACATTGTCTGAACTTAATAGCTCTTCAAGAATTTCAGAAACAATTTGTTTCTTAGCTTTAGAAGTTTCAACTTTAACTCTTTCGTCAAAGCTTTTGTTTAAGTTTGCGATTTCAGCATCAACTGCTTCAGCAACTTTTTTCTTAACAGAATCAATATCTGCTTTTGCAGTTTCTACAATTTCTGCTGCTAAAGCTTTTGATTCTTCAAGTTTTTTATTTGCATCTTCTACTTTATCTTTTGAAGCTTTTAAAGTATCTTGTACTTTATCAAGCTCTGCTTGAATTGAAGCAGTTCTATCTGCAAAGAATGCTTTGATTTTATCAGCAAGCAAGTACCATAAAATTCCAGCAAAAATTATAAAGTTAACGGTTCTTTGAACTATATCATAGTTTGTTTCCGCACCTTCACTACTAGCGAACATTGCTACAGGAGCTAGCGCTAATCCAAGTAATAATAATTTTTTCAACCCTAACCTCCTAATTAAATTGAGCTAATCTTAGCTTTTAAGCTCTCATTAAATTGAGGCATTGCAGCTACTAATGATTCTTTTAAAGCTTTTTTCTCTGCTTCTAAATCTTTTATAAAGTTTGCAGATTTAGCTTCTAGATCCTCTTTAGCACTTGCAAGCTTTGCATCAGCAACCTCTTTCGCTTCGTTGTATGCTTGTTCTCTAATTGCAGCTGCTTCTTTTTTAGCTTCAGCAATTACATGATTTGCTTCTTCTAACATCCCATCTACATCAGCAGAGTTTGATTGAGCATTTGCCAAGTCTTTTTTAATCGACTCTGCTCTATCATCCATATGCTTTAATAGAGGTGTAAATAGACAGCTGTTTAGTCTAGCAACAACTAAAAGAAAGATTACTGCCGTACCTAGCAATAATACAGGACTTATGTCTAACATTCATTCCTCCATATTTTTTACAGTTTAGTTTGACTAAAACTGCCTAAATTTTATCCAAAAGTACTATAAACTTATATTAAAATGAGTAAATTAAGAAAAGAATTTTAAAAAGTGTTACCAAAGTAATTAGAAATCTTCTCAATATCTTCTTGAGACTTGATTTCTATCTTAAAATAGTTTTTTTCAGCCTTAACTTTTAAGTTAGATTTTTTAAGATTTTCAATGGCTGATTCAAGTGGTTTAAAATCAAAGTTTTTGATTTTTGTTTTAGCCTTTTTATCAGAAGAATCATCTTTTGATGATTTTAATTTTTTAACTAAAGTTTCTGTTTCCCTAACTGACAACTTTTGTCCAATGATTGAGTCAGCAACTATTCTTTGTTGCTCATCATCTAGGCCTAGCATAACTTTTCCATGTCCTGCACTAATTTTGTTATTTGCTAACAATTGTTGTACATATGAACTTAATTGTAAAAGCCTAAGCGTGTTTGTAATTGATGTTCTAGATTTAAAAACTTTTTTAGAAAGTTCTTCATGAGTTATTGAGTGTTCATTAATTAATTGTGCATAAGAATAAGCTAATTCAATAATATTTAAATCATCTCTTTGAATATTTTCAATTAAAGCTAATTCCCTTAATTTAAACTCTTCAATATCAATAATAATTGCTTTGATTGTATCAAGATTAGCTAACTTATGTGCCTTTAATCTTCTTTCACCTGCAATTAAAATGTAACCATCTATTTTGTCTTTAATTACAGTAATAGGCTGTAGTAAACCATGAGATGAGATTGAATCAGAAAGCTCTTTTAACTTTTCTTCATCAAAAATCTTTCTTGGTTGATTAGGGTTTGGTTTGATTTCATTAATATCTAATTCAACAATCTTATTATTGTTATTAGTTTTATCATAATTATTTGAGTTGTTGTAAGCTGTTTCAACTTCACCTAAAAGTTCCCCAAGTCCTCTACCTAATGCCATAGTTTATCCTAATTTTAAAATTAACCTGCAATTGCTCTTGCTAAATTTGTATAAGCTTTTGTACCAACTGCCATTGAATCATATAACATAATTGGTTTTCCAAAACTTGGAGATTCTGCAAGTTTAATATTTCTTGGAATAACAACATATGATGATTCATCAACTTTAAATAATTTACTTTCAAAATGCTGTGCTAAATCAGCAAACACTTGTTTAGATAAATTGTTTTGAGAAGAATACATAGTTGGTAAGAAACCTCTAATTTGTAATCCTCTATTGATAGTTTGTTTTACTAATTTAATTGTATTTAATAGTTGTGCTAAACCCTCTAAAGCAAAAAACTCACATTGAATTGGAATCAATACTGAGTTTGACGCACTTAATGTATTTATAGTAATAGGTCCAAGTGCTGGAGGTGAATCAATTATAATATAATCAAAGTCTTTTCTAACTGGATCAATTTTTCTTTTTAAAACCAA includes:
- a CDS encoding ParA family protein → MTEVIAIANQKGGVGKTTTAVNLSAALALDGKRVLLIDADPQANATTSLGFHRDTYEYNIYHVMLGTKELSEIILDSEIENLKVAPSNIGLVGIEKEFYKQNQDRELVLKRKIDPVRKDFDYIIIDSPPALGPITINTLSASNSVLIPIQCEFFALEGLAQLLNTIKLVKQTINRGLQIRGFLPTMYSSQNNLSKQVFADLAQHFESKLFKVDESSYVVIPRNIKLAESPSFGKPIMLYDSMAVGTKAYTNLARAIAG